The Drosophila nasuta strain 15112-1781.00 chromosome 2R, ASM2355853v1, whole genome shotgun sequence genome segment AAACTTAAGTGAAGTTTTCGTGAACATCTTATTAGATATATTTCCAAGAATTGTCAAGTGGATGAAATAAGTAGtttatttcatatatgtaGTAGACTCTGCAGAGTTTATAAATTCACACTCGAAGTTTAAATCCATAGCATAAACTCTCTCTCGTCTGcacagtttttgtttgtttactaaattttcgataaaatatattcgcaaaatgaaaacattggCGCACTTCCGCTATTTATCACTCTTTGTTGTATACGAGTATTTACAATTGGAATTGTTTAAATGTATTCTTCACCGCCATATGAACCGGGTATCAGTTCAGTATCAATTGGTTGCACACACGCACGGCGAATTCAACATGCTGATCGCATTGTAAACTGGAAATGCGGCGACGGCGAAGTCGGCACGACAATCCAGCAATGTTGTCGTTGTGACCGAACGAGGGAGAGAGCAAGCTTGAAGCAACCGAGCAAAAGCGAGCGAGCAAGAAATTGAGCGACCGACACTTGTTCGCTGCGGACTTGTCGCCACAAAGCTCAGTCGCAACGACAACTTGCAAGCGAATGGAGGTGCTGGCTTCTTCTTCGGTCGACGTCGCCGCCGTGCAGCCTCAAAGCAACAATTAATAAGTTAAAAAACAAACCGATAATCAAGTGCGCCTTTatgaaaaacacaaaagtacgacaagaagaagaaataaatgtaaagtGTGTTCATAATTTTCAACAAATGCAGCTGTCAAGTGTGTGCAATTTGTTAGTGTGCGTGAGAATGTGTAGTGCATATTGAAATGGCTGCAAGAGCAGCAATAAAATGATCAGCAAACAGTCGCAAAACGTTTTGTTTATGCATCCTGCAAAATTAACAATGTGCTTCTGTTGTTGGTTATGCgatttattaaaatcaaaatattcataaaaacgCTTTCAATGCTGTGTGTGCATTTCGTTAGTCGTGTAgtatagaaattgaaaaaaaatcacattgtgccgtcttgGGCAAGAACTTGACTTGGTTGGGTTAACTAACTTTGATAAGatatgacgacgacgacgacacagAGACGCCTACGACCAACTCGCACATTCAACTAGCTCTTATCGCAATAGAGATCGGGATCGCTCGACTACAGCTGCGATTgcgacagagagacagagacagagacacacagaGTGTTCAGTTCGATTGCTAGCAGAGAGCTCACACCGGACGTTTAAAGGGATTTCCACGCATTTCCGATACGAACTCTCTTCGCATTACTcatgttgttgtgttgtcgTCACTTGAGTCATTAGGCAAATCAGCGGTAACAACAGCAGATGTAGTCGAAGCTGCGGCAACAAGTTGTCGATTCGTCGATTCAGTGTGATCAACTTTTGTTGACCCGTTTTATGTTTGTGTTTCCTTTTCAAATCAGGTGGAAAACTGGTCGGAGGATTTGTGTATCTGCTGCATCCGCTACTTTCTACCAAAGTTTACAAATTGCATAAACTGCAAAAACTGGTTAGGCtcttgaaaacgaaaacgaaaaggaaaaggaatGGGTAAAGGAAAGGGGCTGGGCGGGCGGTTGTTTGGCTATCAATGAACTTGTCAATTGGATTTGGTTTTCGCTAATGCGAGGCGAAATGGGCAAAATCGCAGCTATGTTATGTTAGGTTCAGGGTTATTTTAAcagctaattgaatttttgcaaCACGCTGTTGACAGCTGCtacagccgcagcaacaaatGCGGCCAACGAGAAGTCGCATAAATGCTCTacttgctgcaactgcaattgctgcGATGTGGCAAGGGGCAAGGGGCACCTTCAAGTCGCAAATAGTCGGCAACGAGACAGCTCAATTCATAAGCCAATGAAAACGTGTTAACTACATAAAAAGTGCTcgataatttattaaagtaaCACGGACAACCGACGAAGAGGCCAGGAAGGTTGTTTGGTTGTGTCGATTGTGTTGTATCATTTGGGTTAGGCTCGTGTGTGCACAGCATtggaaatgaattgaattgtgtTATATTGAAATGTTGCAGATGCAAAGATAAAGTATTACATGCAAATGAAAACGACAGCGCGTTTAAAgtaaatgaaacaaaagaaaatcgtTTAAATTACAACGCCAAATCAACAATAACATCATCCACTACGAATATTATTAACGTCGACAACAGGAGTAACAACTATTAGCTAACAAAATGCCCATCGTAGGACAGCAGTATGCCAATGGATTTCGTCCTTACAGCTCATTTCGAGTGCCTCGCAGCAgttgtggcaacaacagcaacaccaccaacaacaacagtaatcAAAATGGTGCCAACAGAACGTCAAGTAAGACGACAActgtcagcagcaacagtaaaaATAACACAGCCTTGAGCTCTTCCTGCTCGTCATCGTCATCTCTCAATCAGCAGGGAGGCAATATGggaagcaacaacagtaacagcagtTTTAGCAGACAGCAACCATGGAGAAGCAGCTACTGCAGTAGCAATCATCGCAGGTTGCATCAGGAGCcgctgcaacagttgcagctgaagcagcaacagcagctgcaacaggaGCGCAATGTGAAGCCGTTGACACCAAAGCTGATCAGGCGCATTGAGAACACGTGTGCTTCCTCTAACACCGCTGCCACAGTCTCGAGCTCCCGCTACGGAAAAGCCAAAGCGCCTGCGCCTCCAGCGAATCCTTCACAGACAGCTGCCAGGCAGCGGACAACGAATCAAAGTGCGTTGTCAAAGTCGCAGGCCGTGAATCAATCACAAAAGCGCGCCTACCAAGCCGCCAGCAACGTCACTCATCGGGGCGCCAAGGAGAATTGTCCGGCAAGGAATACTCTGCGCTCCAGCAAGAATTATCCGGCTCCAATGCCGCCACAGCAGACGCagccaacacaacaacagccgcGAAAGCTGCAAAATGATCTCACACCATTAGCGCAACGCAGACAATTACCGGCGACGCCCAAGTTGAGCCTTAGACAGTGcacagttgcagctgctggtACTGAGGGAGGCGCCTCCTCGACGGGTTCAAGTGATTCCCACGATTCGCCCAGACTGAAAAAAGCATACTCGAAAAAGTTTCCCCAGGGATTGCCGTTTGAAGACGAGTTCTACGGCTGTCGTAATCGCTCCTACTCGCAATCCTCCAGCAACTATAGTTTCTATAGTTCCGTGGGAGCGCCAGCGACTCCtcatgatgatgacgacgaggATGATGAGTTCCAGCGCAAGCCATCCACAGATGATGCGCTTTATGTGGACTTCTCCAAGGTGGTGCACAGTCACAAGCAACAACGACAGTATGTGCCAGCCAGCTCCTGGATACGCGCTTCTCCCGATCACGATCACGATAATGACGAGCTGCACAATGCAGTCACACTAACTCCGACCCAGCAGCGACGCAAGAGCGCCAAGTATGCGCGATCCATGCACGAATATCTCTACAGCGATGACAACCACTCGACCACGACCACAACGACaccgaaaacaaaacatcGACTCCCTGTCGTCGAGGAGCCCGAGGATGGCTACTATAGCTACGCAGCCGGCACTCCCGACCCACAGACTCCGCCCCTGCCTGTGGGCAAAACGGATATCTATGTGGCCGCAGCATCGTGGGCACCCAAGCCGCTCTATCCTGACCGCGTTTTGCTGCCCCACGCCGACTCCAATAACAATCGCAGTGATCACAGAagcaaccaacagcagcagcagcaaacgcgACGTCGCTCTGAGCACTTGGGTTCCACGACGTGTGAGTATAAGTGAGTATCTCCCATGGAGCTCCATGCGGAAACTGCAGCTAGATTCGAGTGCTGACCACCAGAGCATGTTTAAGCTCTtggctttttgcttttttcctCTTGCCTTGTCTTGCTGCTGACTAAGCGTTCTGTCTGTCAGCACTTCAAATTCAAGTCGTTCTCCACTCGTCGGTTGGCGTTGTGCCGCTATACCTCAAGATCTCTCTGCCAAATTTGGTCAAGCACCGCCGCCCCTACTTATAAAATTTGCGTCAAGCCCCAACTgaactcgactcaactcatTAGGCAATCTTAGCGCCGGTTCAGTTGGACAACGCTCGAAAGTATTTGGTGTTCTACGTGCCGATGGCGTTGAATATGTGCTTGGCACACTTCAGGGGCCAGAGTGCGAGTTGTTCAGTTCAGTTATGACCTCATTGTTATTGGGAAATCGGATTGTAGCCAGCTGATCAAGTTTGGCAATATCAGGAAACCATTTGGACTTCGCTTCTTTTTTAATGTATGATGATAGGATTCTTTTAGGTAGTCTTGAAGCTGCCAACTGcgattattttttattagagCGCTCTTAACTGTTTTATGTGTTATCTGAAGAATCTTTGAAATGTCCTTTAGTGGAATATTTGGATTAAATTCCCTGCTCTTTAGCTGTTCTTTGCGCATTACTTTGTTTGACTAGAGGCTACAACTCGCTTCTGTTTTGCTTGTGAGCTCGTTTATCTGACGTTTATCGCGCTCCAAAACAAATCGGAAAACCGGACCTGTCTCCGTATACCATATACGCTCATAATTGATGCGACTACcgccggcaacaacaacaccaacagcaacagcaatcaagctgaggcagcaacaacaatgaagtTGTCTCCATGCTCTCGACTCTGTCTTGACTTTTGAGTTCACTATTCTCGAACAGTTCCGACAACTGCAAGGTAGCCCGAAAATTTACACATGCAACTTTGAGATTTGAGTGCTTCGAGTGGCTGCCCCGCTCCCCCTCTCCTAGTCCAATGTCGCCATTTGACGCTGGGGAAATGTTTATGTGAAatgatttgtatttgtttttattatttttatgttgatttttattgacttCCTATTTAAGCATGCACCCAAAAGGTGATTGACTacagacagcaacaacagaaagcaccacaataacaacaacacttaTGCAGTATCGAATTATCTTTTAGAATTCTCTTTGTGtatatcacaaaaattgaatttacttcCTTTTTCAGTTGTTGCTGGGATCTCAAAACGATCGAAATTGAAcgaacttttttgttttgtttcactCGCGTTTTTTCGTTGTTGATTTCGCTTaactgtttgtttttgttaactGTAATGGCCGGCTTCGGCTTCGACACTCCGCCTGACCAGTCGGGGAGAGCTGTGTGCACATTGTTGACAGTACGCGGAGGGTAGAGTATTGAGTGTACACTGTACAGTGTACAGTATGCATTACATTACGTTCATTGAACCTCGAGAGACGCGTGCGATCTTTGCTTGGATAATGGACGCCTGCATAACTGGCAAGcgaacagacagacggacagacagacaggcagacttGGAGACTCAATGGTGTCGCTGACTCAGCGAACGCTGCCTCTACTCCTTACATTGAAGCTCGCCCTGACGCATAAAGCGAAATCTTTGCGGCAAATTGTCTGCTGTTGTCTCTTTTATTTGCAATGCTCTCGTTTTGTTTGATCAATTGGGTGTCTGTGTTGTCAAGTTGACTGTTGACTGTTGACTGTTGTCTTGTGTGCGCAGACGCAACCATCCAATGACCTTGGCGATTGCTGAACTCAAAGGCTCGCCGCTTCACGCCACGCCGCCCGCCCTTGATTCGCCTTGTCTCGTTTCGCTTTGCCACCCAGATCAATTTGCATAATGCCGTTACTCATGCGCTATTCGTTGTTGGTATTTATTCttcatattatttacaatatttgtaaCGGCATTTTGTATTGTCATTTTGCCAAGCTTCATCATAGCTTTATCGACAAAAGCCACGACTCGCTGCCGTTGTTGTCATCACCTATTTGCTTcaagacaaaacaaataattccGGTTTCAAACCTCTCAACTTTTCGCATTTGACCGCTCTCGAATATTAGCTTGAATTTGATTCtacaacttttaaatttttgggtAGATCTGAAATCTTGATCTGGGAAAGTTTCTAAAAGAGTTCAACTGAAAATTCATAGTTTGATTATAAAGCTAGAGAACAGTTAGAAACgtatcaaatatttgaattcagATGTCAACTCCTTCTTTGTGTATGTTCGATTTCCATATGTGACGTATGCGTTTGCATTCAGTTCAATTGACGCTCTGAAtcgaacaacaataacaaagcatTTACTCCGAGTATtatgcatttatatataaacacTAGCATATGGATACTCATGtgtgctgttgtggttgcttcACGGGAGGGGGTGGGGAGGGGGAGTATGGTTTTGCTTAATGTATTTATGGCATTTTCAGGGTCagcgcaacaaaaatatatatatcgtcgaatcacaacaaataaatgtttgtcGGCTGTTGGCCGCTGGCTGTGTTAACTGCTAGTGGGCTTAAAGTGTCTTGGCTCTGTGCTCTATGTAAATCATACGAAAACTGGTTTTCGAATGATTAATTTCATAACTCAATAGCACAAACTAGCAAGAGCCCCAACAGTCAAAGAAATAATTCTCACATGAGTTGGAACTCATGGCAACTCTTCGCAGGCCATTTATGCCATTTAGAATCGAAGTCGGATGGTACGGAAAAATTTCACGtacttaaatgttttttaacgATACgatgttttaatatttaccaTCAGCCATTCGGAATATTTTGTGACAATAAGCAGGAAAAGGGGTTGTGAAAACTTGAACCTAATTGCGAAAATAAACAACGTCATGTTACGAAGACCTTTAGAAAAGAAGCTCTTAATATGGGTGCGACCACCtcataatcaaaaaaatattcgtTGTATTCTTCAAATTGAGTGATTTATCTATTATACCTTAATTTATAGTTTCAAATGCAGTTTAGATATCGTCTTTATGCAATAAAGCCAGTCGAAGACAGTTGCCTTAAGCTAGATCTATAAGTTTTATAGCCGTAATACGTAATAATTTATTCCGCCCAAATCGCTCAGTTATTTATTGAGCTAGCTCTGGCTTTCGAGGCAAGTGCGAAAAGTTCCACAAGTTTAAATTGACGAATCATCATTAATATCCAATTAAAATACGAATATGTTGCCTCAAATGGTATGCTCTAATTTGCACGCGTCGCGTCATTAATCAAGACTCAGAAATTTACTCATTTAAGAATATGAGCTATGAGAGCGAGAGGAGctcaaaaacattttgaaattgctCTGACCAGAAAGCCAATCTTTCAATCAGTCATTGAGCTTCTCACTCGCTATAGATTTACGTATTCGTATTCTATTAACTACCGTATTGCCTTAAGAGGCAGTCGAAAatcttttgttgttctttctgATGGTTGATAGTGCGATGCTGGCCAGAGTGGCAAATGATTTGAGCCTACATTCGATATTCATTCGGGGCGCTGACTTTTTGACTGTTTCCTCACAATCTGGCTTTAAAAGAGCGCAGGCGTTGAGCTCTGCAGCTGTCTAaccaggtgtgtgtgtgtttctattgatgtgtgtgtgtatgtgtgcgagtgtaaCGTACTTGTAGTCAAAGTCACTTTCAGCTTCGTTGCGTTCTCATAATTTTTGTGACCAAATTTAGAGGCGCTCCACAGCTGATGTGGGCGAGAGTGAACCGAAAAATCAGAGTTGCCGCAATCGCTGATTGTCTCTCAAGTTGTTCAGCCATTGAGCTCTTGAGAGCAGCTGTTTCATAGTTGTTAGCTTATTAGCATTTGCTTGTCTTTGACTTCTTGGGCTGCCTAGGTCAGTTATCTGAGTGCGGATCGGATTTGATTTGGatctgtagttgttgctgtctctgttgCTGATTCATGCAAAGATCTGGCTGCGGCTCAACTGGCGGCCACTGACTGCCTGCTGCCCACCCGCATCTGCAGTTTGCTTGGGCGTGTCGTAGTCTCATGggtgcgagagtgtgtgtgtgtgtgtgcttatgtTCCATTGATGTAATATGATGGGGCTACCGTTGTTATTGACACAGTTTCTGGCCTTGCTCGTTGCTTCTGTCACCGTGTCTGGGCTTTGGGTTCAGCTTAGTACTTGTAAAGTATTTCGACAGTGGTTGTTGTAAGTGCCCCCGGTTGGTGTCAAATGCCTTGCCACTTAGCCGAGTTGGCCAACGACGACGCACTCTCAAAGGCATGTCGCTTAAGGTGGGCAGACTGCCAACCAACCAAAGCTAACCAAGCACTCacccagtcagccagccagccatccGGCCAAGTTGATTAACTTGATTGGTAACGCAAATTCGCATGTTCGCCAACACACGCCAAGAACTCAggcgagttgcgagttgtgCGAGCAGCGAGAGGCAAAGCAAAGTAACCGGAGCAACAGCTTAGCTGTTAAGTAGCTTTCCATGTTGTGACTCCGTTTACTGTCCAATTCTCTTGCTGTCCACATTTTGTCTATAATCCGTAATTCGACAGTTCGCTTTGGGCGTTCACTCAAGGTCGGCCATTCATCCATATAAAATCtattctgtgtgtgtacattattaaataatactcGATCACGTGTCTGTCTTTTCAGTTTTGATGAAAGCATTTCGTCTTCCCGTCGCAGAAAGGAGCGTTCAAAACGTTCGCATCGCAAATCGCCCGTCTCGGGCCGACGACAGCACAACAAGTATCGTTACAGGGACGAGACCTCGCACTCAAGCTCACGCCGGAGACATCGGGATCGCGCCAAGGATGAGCGTGACAGTGGGCGCAACAATCGCCAATCACAAGCTAAGGtaaaaacttttcattttctaaatacAAATGCGAAACAAACGAACATTTAGGCTGAGAGCAACGAACCAAGAAAATCTAAATCAAATGCTAAATGCTAAATAATAGGTATggtaaaaacaatattaaggCTCTCTTACGAACGAATCCCAATTCAAATAAGTACATGATCAAGTTTTCTTTATCCTTTTGTACCCTTGCCCCACCCCCCTATGAGGAGGTTATGTCAACTGACTCTCTCACCTCGCTTGCCAATTTTCTTCccattgcttttttttttgtttatctgtaagtttttttttgtttgtgtctcTCGTATTAGTTATCGAATTGCATTCAGAACATGCTGTTCTTCAAGCGCTATTTAGAAAAGTCCCAGCTGACTGCCAAGCAGTTTGAGAGTTCTCAAATTCCATGCAACTTCAAGATGCGTGATCTTCCTGCCCAGCGTCGAGGTGGACGATTCGACAACCATCGCGATCTGCTCTTGCAGAGTTCATCGATGCGCTTCATGCCGTACGTGGATGATTGGATCGTCGTCGAGTACTTTGCTGATCACGATAGTGATTATCTAGTGAGCATCCACAATTTACGAAATACCATTTACCTTGTGCACCTGACCACAGTCTTAGCGTTAATGTCATGTGCCTGATTCTTCTTTGATCTGTCCACTCATCCACTCATTCGTTCTCTTTGTATAACATAACAATCGGCAACTTATTCgccaaattgttttaaatatctCTTTGCATTTGAACAGAGTGTTAAATGTATGTTAGATTAACATTGCATATCCCAAATATTTCATGATAAGCGATAAGcaaataccataaaaataatagtCATAGCAGAAATAGATGGCATCTCAGATTAAGATACTACGTCGACTTCCCTGCGAGATGATGCGACGGTGATGTTAATCTGCAGAATAAATTGCTCTGCTCTCGCCTTGTGTTGCCATgctttgccttgccttgccttgctgCTGACCTCGATTTGTTTGATTCAATTGATCATTCAACGACGTTCACAGTATATTGGCTGACAGATGGCGAGCGGGCTGCGCAGAAGATCTCATGCCAGTCAGTGCTAATTTCGCCGCCAATTGGGTGGCTGACCACAATATATCGTGAGTGGATCACgcacaattacaattacaaactGTTAGTTACACATAGACTCGTCGTTATTCAAGATTCAGTACTTTCGGCAATTGGagcaacaacacaagcaaTATGCGCAAAAAACGGCGGCTGTGGCATCAAATGGAAACTCGAGCAGGCAAAAGGACTCTGATAGCGATGAAGTCAGAGCTGAGATCAGTCGCTGTTTGCTTATGAAACGTCAAAGGAATCTATTCGACTTGGTGGCACTCTGCGATATGCCCATGGACCGATATGTCGGCGACAATTGGATTGTCGAGGAGTACTTTGTCGATCACACTGACGATTATCTAGTGAGTGAGCGATTGCTCGTTCTCTCCTCTCTCACATTCTCTGTTTGTTCTATTTTCCCTTACTCCTTTCCCATTCTCTATGTTGCTCCCTCTCTTGAAACATCTTTGCTGAGTATCTGCAGACTGCGcatgtctctctctctttgtgtcaATTCTGTCGTTTTAGCTTTTTCCCGTCAAATTTTGAACCCAGTGTGGGATATTATCGAAGATTTTCCTgtttttgaaatgtaatttctATGAAATGTGTAGACGATCCTTTGAAAATTTAGAATATACTAAGTTCACTTTTCAAAAAATTACGATATTATCTTCTTTTCAATGTTGGCTGTATGTTTTATAATCCCGAAAGTTGACAGCACTGCTCTCGAGCAGCAGCTGATCCGAGAGATGCGCGCGCAGCTTCTTCGCCTATCGCCTGTGTATATGTCtgtatttgccatttgctCACAGACTGTGCTGCTTTCTTTGGGATTTCGTATTTGTGGCTGCCTGCCTTGCCGCCATTggagaaaaattaaaaataccacACACGAAAGCCAAACATACAAACGAATTTTAGTTAGCGctgcttgtgtttttttccgttttccgtttcgcttttcatttttctcaatttgaaactgaaacagaaacagattCAAATATTCGTTCTTCGGATGTGTATCGTCgcccatcgtcgtcgttgtcgctgtcttTTCAGGCCTTTAGCTAACTTAAAGCAAAGGTACGTCGTCGTCCATGATTCGAGTTCGTGGTCCGTGCTCCACACGCGGAtcttcctccctctctctcgctctctatcaCACTGTCGcgaatttgtttataattctacatgtgtgtgtgtggtgtgcttgcgtgtatgtgtgtgcgtgtgaggtGTTTAATATTGGAAAATTACTCGTATGTAATCATTGCGATTAAGACACATAACATAGAAAACTCTTGGGGTAACTGCTTACAAAATTTaaacgaaatcgaaattgaaactcaaataaaacaattgttaAGCAGCACGCGTGATATAATCAGGCAGCaagcccaacaacaacaaagtataCAATAAGAGAATTTAagtgctttaaaaataaaattgaagcacctaaaaacaaaacaaacaactacAAAAGTGCCGCAGTGTcgtcaaataaaaaataacatcaCATCGATCGTACAAACTTACTAAATGTACATGCGCAAATTTACCAAATTGCTTCATAAACTGTctgaaaatatgcaaattcaaTTCGAATTGGAGTAAACGTGGAAATGTAGAATGCGTTAAATTTGAAGGCAGCTTCAACTTTGCACTTTGCAAAGTAGATTACGATCAGTAGAGTCAGAGATCAAGAGATCGATTTCTCCCAATGCATACATGTAAAAATCAGCGGTGAAAAATCAAGAGGGCAaacagaaaatcaaaacaaaaacgcagAACTAAtaaacatcaacagcaacaactacaaatgcAAATCTGAGCACACTCTCGCTATTTAAAGTGACTATAGATACTTGTGCATGCATGTAGCATTCGAGATCAGCAGCAGAGGGATTATTCATCTCATGCTGATCTTTGATGCTACcacctcttcttcttcttcgttgaTGAGAAATCTTCATTGgttatttttgtaatgtttggatttatttttggtgCGCGCGCGTTATTTCCACAAAAGcatagcaaaaagaaaaacatcgAAGAAATGCTAACTAGGGACATTTCGATTTACAGATCGTTTTGTGTGCAGTGCATGTGTATTTGTCACGTATAAATTCGAATAATTCACATTATTTTGCACTTGACAGTTCTTTGCTGGAGGTCTTACTGTAGTTGATGTAGTAGCGCACATACTATATAacacatatagtacatatttatatgtactGCCTGTCTGAGTGAACATTAATATTTCCATATGtaccatatataatatacGACTGCGCAAATTTACGTTGTCGTcgttttgttaaaaataaaaacagatttTGAACCGTGCACatagcagagcagagcagagggAACTAGCTAGAGACGAAGCCGATGGCAGATATCTACGATATATACGAGAGTATAACATCATCCAGATACATAAATAGTTCGCTGGCTGGCAGGGCACGTCACTCACTTGGTCAGAGTCGTGGAACAGATCCAGCGAACACTGCTTCGAATATATAGGGCAAGATGCAAGGGAATTTTAATTCATGATTTGTTTACGGGTCCACTCGGTAAAGAGTGCGAGAGAAGCAAGTTAGCTAACCCGAAGAATCGTTCAGGTGCTAGTGCAGACATCGAACATAATATATGTGCTCTGTATTGCTTTTTAGTTTTGAGTGGGTGGCGTCAATGTGAATGAATGAAGGGGAGAACTCTTTGTGTTTTCAATTGTACCtctttgtatatgtatatgtggttgttgctcttgttgttgttggcgacTACTTGATCAATTAATAAGTCACGTCCAAATTAAATGCGGCATGCActttatttgccaaaatgccaatGAGGCATTGACATTGGGAGCACAGCTCTGCTCCCTCACCATCCTCCTTATCTTTATCAGACCACCCTCCCCCATGCCCACAGTTGAGCAGGGCTATCGAGAATCGAGCAAGTAGCAGGTTTCTTTATTGC includes the following:
- the LOC132784713 gene encoding serine/threonine-protein kinase Doa isoform X5, with protein sequence MPIVGQQYANGFRPYSSFRVPRSSCGNNSNTTNNNSNQNGANRTSSKTTTVSSNSKNNTALSSSCSSSSSLNQQGGNMGSNNSNSSFSRQQPWRSSYCSSNHRRLHQEPLQQLQLKQQQQLQQERNVKPLTPKLIRRIENTCASSNTAATVSSSRYGKAKAPAPPANPSQTAARQRTTNQSALSKSQAVNQSQKRAYQAASNVTHRGAKENCPARNTLRSSKNYPAPMPPQQTQPTQQQPRKLQNDLTPLAQRRQLPATPKLSLRQCTVAAAGTEGGASSTGSSDSHDSPRLKKAYSKKFPQGLPFEDEFYGCRNRSYSQSSSNYSFYSSVGAPATPHDDDDEDDEFQRKPSTDDALYVDFSKVVHSHKQQRQYVPASSWIRASPDHDHDNDELHNAVTLTPTQQRRKSAKYARSMHEYLYSDDNHSTTTTTTPKTKHRLPVVEEPEDGYYSYAAGTPDPQTPPLPVGKTDIYVAAASWAPKPLYPDRVLLPHADSNNNRSDHRSNQQQQQQTRRRSEHLGSTTCEYNFDESISSSRRRKERSKRSHRKSPVSGRRQHNKYRYRDETSHSSSRRRHRDRAKDERDSGRNNRQSQAKTAKPVIQDDADGHLIYHNGDILHHRYKIMATLGEGTFGRVVKVKDMERDFCMALKIIKNVEKYREAAKLEINALEKIAQKDPHGDHLCVKMIDWFDYHGHMCIVFEMLGLSVFDFLRENNYEPYSLDQVRHMAYQLCYSVKFLHDNRLTHTDLKPENILFVDSEYTSHYNHKINREVRRVKSTDVRLIDFGSATFDHEHHSTIVSTRHYRAPEVILELGWSQPCDVWSIGCILFELYLGITLFQTHDNREHLAMMERILGQIPYRMARKTKTKYFYHGKLDWDEKSSAGRYVRDHCKPLFLCQLNDSEDHCELFNLIKKMLEYEPSSRITLGEALRHPFFDRLPPHQRVGEMGSSKQPLSSGSSSRERSHSLSR
- the LOC132784713 gene encoding serine/threonine-protein kinase Doa isoform X4; the encoded protein is MPIVGQQYANGFRPYSSFRVPRSSCGNNSNTTNNNSNQNGANRTSSKTTTVSSNSKNNTALSSSCSSSSSLNQQGGNMGSNNSNSSFSRQQPWRSSYCSSNHRRLHQEPLQQLQLKQQQQLQQERNVKPLTPKLIRRIENTCASSNTAATVSSSRYGKAKAPAPPANPSQTAARQRTTNQSALSKSQAVNQSQKRAYQAASNVTHRGAKENCPARNTLRSSKNYPAPMPPQQTQPTQQQPRKLQNDLTPLAQRRQLPATPKLSLRQCTVAAAGTEGGASSTGSSDSHDSPRLKKAYSKKFPQGLPFEDEFYGCRNRSYSQSSSNYSFYSSVGAPATPHDDDDEDDEFQRKPSTDDALYVDFSKVVHSHKQQRQYVPASSWIRASPDHDHDNDELHNAVTLTPTQQRRKSAKYARSMHEYLYSDDNHSTTTTTTPKTKHRLPVVEEPEDGYYSYAAGTPDPQTPPLPVGKTDIYVAAASWAPKPLYPDRVLLPHADSNNNRSDHRSNQQQQQQTRRRSEHLGSTTCEYNFDESISSSRRRKERSKRSHRKSPVSGRRQHNKYRYRDETSHSSSRRRHRDRAKDERDSGRNNRQSQAKTAKPVIQDDADGHLIYHNGDILHHRYKIMATLGEGTFGRVVKVKDMERDFCMALKIIKNVEKYREAAKLEINALEKIAQKDPHGDHLCVKMIDWFDYHGHMCIVFEMLGLSVFDFLRENNYEPYSLDQVRHMAYQLCYSVKFLHDNRLTHTDLKPENILFVDSEYTSHYNHKINREVRRVKSTDVRLIDFGSATFDHEHHSTIVSTRHYRAPEVILELGWSQPCDVWSIGCILFELYLGITLFQTHDNREHLAMMERILGQIPYRMARNHTLYSKTKTKYFYHGKLDWDEKSSAGRYVRDHCKPLFLCQLNDSEDHCELFNLIKKMLEYEPSSRITLGEALRHPFFDRLPPHQRVGEMGSSKQPLSSGSSSRERSHSLSR